The Listeria sp. PSOL-1 genome includes a region encoding these proteins:
- a CDS encoding redox-sensing transcriptional repressor Rex, translating to MMDETTRIPQATAKRLPVYHRYLKYLHESGKERVSSAELSEAVKVDSATIRRDFSYFGALGKKGYGYNVSYILEFFSRTLSQDKQTNVAIIGVGNLGMALLHYNFMKNNNIKIIAAFDVDAKKVGTIQQGIPIYHFNNMEEILKENNVEVVILTVPSEEAQITVDKLLEANVKGILNFTPARISVPKQVRVHHIDLTTELRTLIYFLENYPSKND from the coding sequence ATGATGGACGAAACAACGAGGATACCACAAGCAACTGCTAAACGTTTGCCGGTTTATCATCGTTACTTAAAATATTTGCATGAATCGGGAAAAGAACGTGTTTCTTCTGCTGAACTTAGTGAAGCTGTTAAAGTAGATTCAGCAACGATTCGCCGTGATTTTTCATATTTTGGTGCTTTAGGTAAAAAAGGTTACGGTTATAACGTATCCTACATACTGGAATTTTTCAGTAGAACACTAAGTCAAGATAAACAAACAAACGTAGCAATTATTGGTGTAGGGAATCTTGGTATGGCTTTACTGCATTATAACTTTATGAAAAACAATAATATCAAGATTATTGCTGCTTTTGATGTAGACGCTAAAAAAGTTGGAACAATACAACAAGGGATTCCAATTTATCACTTTAATAATATGGAAGAAATTTTAAAAGAAAATAACGTAGAAGTGGTGATTCTTACAGTACCTTCAGAAGAGGCACAAATAACAGTTGATAAACTTCTTGAAGCAAACGTAAAAGGAATCTTAAACTTTACGCCTGCACGGATTAGTGTACCAAAACAAGTACGTGTACACCATATTGATCTGACGACAGAACTACGAACGTTAATTTACTTCTTAGAAAATTATCCGTCAAAAAACGATTAA
- a CDS encoding LTA synthase family protein yields MLIIFFLLIIGEFGLAYFQVFSDPSLLSFCADSLFVMIPLLLVHSFAPKRAHVYWYAGVTAFIGILMLILVLYARFYNEVATYHSFSLIGEVGVVKDSATSLLKWYDLLFLINLILLPIILYLDLKKGIRFKTFKLNRTKLGLSTTSLILLISLFTYDMMHKNIISDQKRAEKMGFFTYNVATALTGNAHVKAADVTADNIRNLKGVKLKKKPSYFGAAKGKNLIIIQLESFQRNLTGTKINGQSVTPTLDKLENEMLYSDQFFQTVSKSNTADAEWSVYTSTFPSGYYTNTQTYGDRVIPSLPRVLGKNDYKTATFHTNDASFYDRDEFYPAVGFDKFYDRNFFGNNDVIGFSPSDEVLYNKTLPILEDHYKKGQKFYAQLISVSSHMPFIIPEDKKELVLPSDLQDTQLGNYFEAVHYADKQLGHFIDKLKANGIWDNSIVVMYGDHHIINTGSLNTQEKKYVNQSSQLKAQPADDYRIPFYLHVPGTKLAGKIDNIGGEIDIMPTVLNLLGIDAKKQIMFGEDILNTKNNFIPERYTMPEGSFLANDYMYAPDESFETGKATNYTGTKKELTNDVKEKFDASRKLLQYSDSYVENLPKQAKDRK; encoded by the coding sequence GTGTTAATTATTTTTTTTCTACTGATTATAGGTGAATTTGGTTTAGCTTATTTCCAAGTGTTTAGCGATCCAAGTTTATTAAGCTTTTGTGCGGATTCTTTATTTGTTATGATTCCTCTTCTTTTGGTACATAGTTTCGCACCAAAAAGAGCACATGTTTACTGGTATGCTGGTGTTACAGCCTTTATTGGAATTTTAATGCTTATTCTTGTGTTATATGCTCGCTTTTATAATGAAGTAGCCACATATCACAGTTTCTCACTTATTGGCGAAGTAGGTGTTGTGAAAGATAGTGCAACCAGCTTGCTTAAATGGTATGATTTGCTATTTTTAATCAATTTAATACTCTTACCAATTATTCTCTACCTTGATCTAAAAAAAGGAATTCGCTTCAAAACGTTTAAACTTAATCGAACAAAATTAGGACTTAGTACAACATCACTTATTTTACTGATTAGTTTATTTACGTATGATATGATGCACAAAAATATTATTAGCGATCAAAAACGCGCTGAAAAAATGGGCTTTTTCACTTATAATGTCGCGACGGCTCTAACTGGCAATGCTCACGTTAAAGCAGCGGATGTTACAGCAGACAACATCCGCAACTTAAAGGGGGTTAAGCTTAAGAAAAAACCTAGTTACTTTGGCGCTGCTAAGGGAAAAAATTTAATTATTATTCAACTTGAGTCCTTTCAACGTAATTTAACAGGTACAAAAATAAATGGGCAGTCCGTTACACCAACACTCGATAAATTGGAAAACGAAATGCTCTATTCTGATCAATTTTTCCAAACAGTTTCAAAATCAAATACAGCAGATGCTGAATGGTCTGTTTATACGTCTACTTTCCCAAGTGGTTATTATACCAATACACAAACTTATGGAGATCGTGTTATTCCTTCACTACCTCGTGTTCTTGGTAAAAACGACTATAAAACAGCAACATTCCATACAAATGATGCTAGCTTTTACGATCGCGATGAATTTTATCCAGCAGTCGGTTTTGATAAGTTTTATGATCGTAATTTTTTTGGGAATAATGACGTTATTGGTTTTTCACCAAGCGATGAAGTGCTTTACAATAAGACATTACCTATTTTAGAAGACCATTATAAAAAAGGGCAAAAGTTTTATGCACAATTGATTTCTGTAAGCAGCCATATGCCTTTTATCATTCCTGAAGATAAAAAAGAACTTGTGCTTCCAAGTGATTTGCAAGATACACAACTAGGCAATTATTTTGAAGCTGTCCATTATGCTGACAAACAGCTTGGACATTTCATTGATAAATTAAAGGCGAATGGTATTTGGGACAATTCTATTGTTGTAATGTACGGAGACCATCATATTATCAACACTGGAAGTTTAAATACGCAGGAGAAAAAATACGTTAACCAAAGCAGTCAATTAAAAGCACAACCTGCTGATGATTATCGCATACCCTTTTACTTACATGTTCCTGGTACAAAACTAGCCGGAAAAATTGATAATATCGGCGGTGAAATTGATATCATGCCAACTGTTCTAAATCTACTTGGTATAGATGCTAAGAAGCAGATTATGTTTGGTGAAGATATTTTAAACACAAAAAATAATTTTATTCCGGAAAGATACACGATGCCTGAAGGAAGTTTTCTCGCAAATGATTACATGTATGCACCTGATGAATCATTTGAAACAGGAAAAGCAACAAATTATACCGGTACAAAAAAAGAGCTAACAAACGATGTCAAAGAAAAATTTGATGCTAGTCGAAAACTCTTACAATATTCAGATAGCTATGTTGAAAACTTGCCAAAACAAGCAAAGGATCGTAAATAA
- a CDS encoding amino acid permease, translating to MLKQLFRRKPIDTLLGQMSSHTHLKQTLGAFDLMLLGVGAIIGTGIFILPGTVAAIHSGPAIVFSFIIAAVVCALAALCYSEFASTVPVAGSAYTYGYVIFGEFIAWLLGWALLLEYGLAVASVASGWSSYLNAFLSGFHIKIPHAISGSFNPAAGTFINLPAIIIIFLIALLLTRGIKESTRVNRVMVILKVSVILLFILVGIFYVKPTNWQPFMPFGFSGVLNGAALVFFAYLGFDAVSSAAEEVKNPKRNMPIGIIGSLVVCTLLYMLVSIVLTGMVSYTKLNVTDPVAFALQVINQNWVAGIVSLGAVVGMITVILVMMYGGTRLVYALGRDGLLPKSMAEINQKYKTPVKNTWTYATIVAVFAGLIPLDKLAELVNIGTLLAFMVVSLGIIFLRRKKDIASGAFKTPFYPVLPIVSFLLCAFLITRLSAATWTACGIWFVIGLVIYFAYGFRHSHLNK from the coding sequence ATGTTAAAACAACTTTTTAGACGAAAACCAATAGATACGTTATTGGGGCAAATGAGTAGCCATACTCATTTAAAGCAAACGTTAGGCGCATTTGATTTAATGTTGCTTGGTGTCGGTGCTATTATTGGTACTGGTATTTTTATTTTACCAGGAACTGTTGCAGCTATCCATTCTGGTCCAGCCATTGTTTTTTCTTTTATTATTGCAGCAGTTGTATGTGCACTGGCAGCACTTTGCTATTCTGAGTTCGCATCTACAGTCCCTGTTGCCGGTAGTGCGTATACGTATGGCTATGTGATCTTTGGGGAATTTATTGCTTGGCTACTTGGATGGGCACTACTTCTTGAATATGGTTTAGCAGTTGCCTCTGTAGCAAGCGGTTGGTCCTCTTATTTAAATGCCTTTTTATCAGGCTTCCATATTAAAATTCCGCATGCAATCTCAGGTTCTTTTAATCCTGCAGCTGGAACTTTTATTAATTTACCCGCTATTATTATTATTTTCTTAATTGCTTTGTTGCTCACTCGTGGAATTAAAGAGTCAACAAGGGTGAATCGGGTTATGGTTATTTTGAAGGTAAGTGTTATTTTATTATTTATTCTTGTTGGTATTTTTTATGTAAAACCAACCAATTGGCAGCCCTTCATGCCATTTGGTTTTAGCGGTGTGTTAAACGGGGCAGCACTTGTATTCTTTGCTTATTTAGGCTTTGATGCAGTATCATCAGCTGCTGAAGAAGTAAAAAATCCAAAACGCAATATGCCAATTGGAATTATTGGTTCACTTGTGGTTTGTACGCTGCTTTACATGCTCGTATCCATTGTGCTAACAGGTATGGTTTCTTATACGAAGCTCAATGTAACTGATCCAGTAGCATTTGCTTTACAAGTGATTAATCAAAACTGGGTTGCTGGAATTGTTTCACTTGGTGCAGTTGTCGGGATGATTACCGTTATTCTTGTTATGATGTATGGCGGAACAAGACTTGTTTATGCACTTGGACGTGATGGACTTTTACCAAAAAGCATGGCTGAAATTAATCAAAAATATAAAACGCCTGTAAAAAATACATGGACTTACGCAACGATTGTCGCTGTTTTTGCTGGCCTTATCCCACTTGATAAACTTGCCGAGCTTGTTAACATTGGAACGTTGCTTGCATTTATGGTTGTATCACTAGGAATTATCTTTTTACGACGCAAAAAAGATATTGCAAGTGGCGCATTTAAAACACCATTTTATCCAGTACTTCCGATTGTTTCATTTTTATTGTGTGCTTTTTTAATCACGCGTTTATCAGCAGCTACTTGGACTGCTTGTGGCATCTGGTTTGTTATCGGCCTTGTCATCTATTTTGCTTATGGTTTTAGACATAGTCATTTAAATAAATAA
- a CDS encoding magnesium transporter CorA family protein, producing the protein MITYYKTAEDQMMKQVEQAEVGTGAWIKVIDPTESEIESLSKQYDIPKTYFFDALDSEERSRIEMKHVEESFTHSLVIVETPYQTSDELGYAMFETLPIGIIVTQEIILTISLKENPITNHILYSKDDHFDTKNHIQFLLQMLYTVSSYFLKDLYKLISMMNKLEGEIKQAMKNEQLYAFMAVQKSLVFFATALQSNKAILDKMKDSEHFTENQLDHDLLRDVMIENKQAIAMTDTYTQIISGMSDVFSSVISNNLNIVMKFLASFTIILSLPTIIGSIYGMNVKLPFMHDRFAFTGIMIFTFVITACVTVIFWRRKYF; encoded by the coding sequence ATGATTACATATTATAAAACAGCAGAAGACCAGATGATGAAACAAGTCGAACAAGCAGAAGTAGGAACAGGAGCCTGGATTAAAGTTATCGACCCCACAGAATCAGAAATTGAATCTTTAAGTAAACAATATGATATACCAAAAACCTATTTTTTTGATGCACTAGACTCAGAAGAACGCTCTAGAATTGAAATGAAACATGTAGAAGAGAGCTTTACGCATTCACTAGTGATTGTTGAAACGCCCTACCAAACATCAGATGAATTAGGTTATGCAATGTTTGAAACGCTACCAATTGGTATTATTGTAACGCAAGAGATCATTTTAACCATTTCATTAAAAGAAAATCCGATAACGAACCATATTCTGTATTCAAAAGATGATCATTTTGATACCAAAAATCATATTCAATTTTTACTGCAAATGCTATATACCGTATCTTCTTATTTTTTGAAGGATCTGTATAAGTTGATTAGCATGATGAACAAACTTGAAGGCGAAATTAAACAAGCAATGAAAAATGAGCAGCTCTATGCCTTTATGGCGGTTCAAAAAAGTTTAGTGTTTTTTGCTACAGCGCTGCAATCCAACAAAGCTATCCTTGATAAAATGAAAGATTCCGAGCATTTTACTGAAAATCAACTGGATCACGATTTACTTCGTGATGTAATGATTGAAAATAAGCAAGCTATTGCCATGACGGATACATATACACAAATCATCAGTGGAATGTCAGATGTCTTTTCTTCAGTGATTTCCAATAATTTAAACATCGTGATGAAATTCTTAGCTTCATTCACGATTATTTTGTCATTGCCAACAATTATTGGTAGTATTTATGGTATGAATGTAAAGTTACCATTTATGCATGATCGTTTTGCTTTTACGGGGATTATGATTTTTACATTTGTTATTACTGCTTGTGTAACCGTTATTTTTTGGCGTCGAAAATATTTTTAA